The Leadbettera azotonutricia ZAS-9 genome has a window encoding:
- a CDS encoding ROK family protein — protein MASRGEPRSSISAGVPGTRSNALISKEHNRKLLLRHILNTSVSRIEIASLTGLTRAGAGVIVDSLIKDGFLEEELTKKPGKGRSPKALYIRDTALYAVGINITRSGSSAGICGLNGKIICAKSFPVKHSREETIDLIHNEVKKMLKGLKINPRSVAGAGITTPGPVDSIKGVILKPPDFNHWEFYPIAEIFEEKLGIPAYLENNSIARTIEEQYYGVGKLYEDFINLVVDNGIGGGIVVNMKLIKGVGGCGSELGHITINSQGKRCYCGNPGCLEMYANPKAFVTEAVKAGYKIKSWDEIALRAEAGEAYFKNMVKRMAFYIASGCTSLINLFEPQVIIISGELNQHNTTLIKYIQDEVNKSRINRDVREVAILSSDTDKSQGVMAAATLVFSCYLSSPIR, from the coding sequence TTGGCTTCCAGAGGGGAACCTCGATCTTCGATCTCGGCTGGGGTTCCCGGCACCCGCAGTAATGCACTTATATCGAAGGAACACAACAGAAAACTGCTGCTCCGCCATATTCTCAATACCTCTGTTTCAAGAATAGAAATTGCATCCCTCACCGGCCTTACAAGGGCAGGCGCAGGGGTAATCGTGGATTCCCTCATTAAAGACGGATTCCTGGAAGAAGAGCTTACAAAAAAACCGGGCAAGGGCAGATCTCCCAAAGCACTTTACATACGGGACACAGCCCTCTATGCGGTGGGTATCAATATTACCCGTTCGGGCAGTTCCGCAGGTATTTGCGGCCTTAATGGAAAAATAATCTGCGCTAAATCCTTTCCTGTTAAGCATAGTCGGGAAGAAACTATCGATCTGATTCACAATGAAGTAAAAAAAATGCTTAAGGGGTTAAAGATAAATCCCCGCAGTGTTGCCGGTGCAGGTATTACTACCCCCGGCCCGGTGGATTCCATTAAAGGCGTCATTCTCAAACCCCCCGATTTTAATCATTGGGAATTTTATCCTATCGCTGAAATTTTTGAGGAGAAATTGGGTATCCCGGCATACCTTGAAAACAACTCGATTGCCAGAACCATCGAAGAGCAGTATTACGGCGTAGGAAAATTATACGAAGACTTTATAAACCTTGTGGTAGACAACGGCATAGGCGGTGGCATAGTAGTCAACATGAAACTCATCAAGGGTGTGGGAGGCTGCGGCAGCGAGCTGGGACATATCACCATCAATAGCCAGGGGAAACGCTGCTACTGCGGCAACCCCGGCTGCCTTGAAATGTACGCCAACCCCAAAGCCTTTGTTACCGAAGCTGTCAAGGCCGGATACAAAATAAAAAGCTGGGACGAGATAGCCCTCCGTGCCGAAGCGGGAGAGGCGTATTTTAAGAACATGGTAAAACGCATGGCTTTCTACATTGCTTCAGGCTGCACCAGCCTCATCAACCTCTTTGAACCCCAGGTGATTATTATCTCAGGCGAGCTGAACCAGCATAATACTACGCTGATAAAATACATACAGGATGAAGTGAACAAGAGCAGAATCAACCGTGATGTACGGGAAGTAGCCATCCTGAGCTCCGACACTGACAAGAGCCAGGGGGTAATGGCCGCAGCCACCCTGGTCTTTAGCTGCTATCTTTCAAGTCCTATAAGGTAA
- a CDS encoding ABC transporter substrate-binding protein, which produces MKKLSLVFLALCCAASLAFAGGGSQSSDTVTIGAVFPLSGSVAFYGTQSRDGALLAIEQINAAGGLLGKKLALIAEDDEGNAEKSVNAFTKLATRDKVSFVLGSSTSGATMSMTSLAQQAKVILISPSATNTDVTKAGDYIFRACFIDPFQGVVGADFAYDTLGSRRAAILYDAGADYNTGLADAFRKQFLADKGQIVADEAYQTGDVDFNAQITRIRAANPDVVYLPNYYNDVSLIAKQLRAQGVNCALLGGDGWDGLIDNAGDEVLNGFWSAGFASDTTDPKGVAFVQAFEAKFHNPASQFAALGYDTLMLVADGIKAAGSFDTAAVKAAMARINGPYVTGNIRFDANRDPIKGAAILEIVNKGGKLSNAYKTTVNPK; this is translated from the coding sequence ATGAAAAAATTAAGTTTAGTGTTTTTGGCGCTCTGTTGTGCGGCCTCTCTGGCTTTTGCAGGCGGTGGTAGTCAGTCCAGCGATACCGTGACTATCGGCGCGGTATTTCCCCTTTCAGGCAGTGTGGCCTTCTACGGTACCCAGTCCAGAGACGGTGCTCTCCTGGCTATCGAGCAGATCAACGCTGCAGGCGGCCTTTTGGGCAAGAAATTGGCCCTTATCGCCGAAGATGACGAAGGAAATGCCGAAAAATCGGTAAATGCCTTCACCAAGCTTGCTACCAGGGATAAGGTTTCCTTTGTTCTTGGTTCCAGTACTTCCGGGGCCACCATGTCCATGACTTCCCTGGCTCAGCAGGCCAAAGTCATCCTGATTTCGCCTTCTGCTACCAACACCGATGTTACCAAGGCCGGGGATTATATTTTCCGTGCTTGCTTTATCGACCCCTTCCAGGGTGTAGTAGGCGCAGATTTTGCCTATGATACTTTGGGAAGCCGCCGGGCTGCCATTCTTTACGATGCGGGCGCCGATTATAATACCGGTCTTGCCGATGCGTTCCGGAAGCAGTTCCTGGCCGACAAGGGCCAGATCGTGGCCGATGAAGCCTATCAGACTGGTGACGTGGACTTTAACGCCCAGATCACTCGCATCAGGGCAGCAAACCCCGATGTAGTGTACCTCCCCAACTATTACAACGATGTTTCCCTGATCGCCAAGCAGCTCAGGGCCCAGGGCGTTAACTGCGCTCTCCTGGGCGGTGACGGATGGGACGGTCTTATCGATAACGCTGGCGACGAAGTACTCAATGGTTTCTGGTCAGCAGGTTTTGCCTCCGATACTACCGACCCCAAGGGTGTGGCTTTTGTGCAGGCTTTCGAGGCCAAGTTCCATAACCCCGCTTCCCAGTTCGCGGCCCTCGGCTACGATACTCTGATGCTGGTCGCCGATGGAATCAAGGCAGCCGGAAGCTTCGACACCGCTGCGGTAAAAGCCGCTATGGCAAGGATCAACGGCCCCTATGTTACCGGAAATATCCGCTTTGACGCCAACCGCGACCCCATCAAGGGCGCTGCTATTCTCGAAATCGTCAACAAGGGCGGCAAGCTCTCTAACGCATACAAGACCACGGTCAATCCCAAATAA
- a CDS encoding branched-chain amino acid ABC transporter permease, whose protein sequence is MKGKFPLRSTLILLIVGILAVILPLLLMKIGVLDAYTAHIITMGGVNAIMAMSVNMIVGITGQLSLGQAGFLAIGAYACIFFNLDMHLPLPLAAAFATVLTTFAGFLIGFPVLKLSGDYLAIVTLGFGEIIRVVFINIKPLTGGPNGRQFTTSMVLNGQLAFVIVTSVLIVVLALLQNFLRSTYGRAIMACREDEIAANSNGINIFRYKMIGFVIAAFIAGIGGSLYAMVVGFVKPDIAQFLRSIDFLIYVVLGGMGSMTGSILAAYVLTYLQEFLRFLQDYRLLIYPLILILVMLFRPQGLLGMKELSFVKLVNRLLARKSKVKGGAK, encoded by the coding sequence ATGAAGGGGAAATTTCCGCTTCGTTCAACACTAATACTGCTAATTGTAGGAATATTAGCAGTAATACTACCACTGCTCCTGATGAAGATAGGGGTACTGGATGCCTATACTGCCCACATTATCACCATGGGCGGCGTCAACGCCATTATGGCCATGTCGGTGAACATGATTGTGGGGATCACAGGGCAGCTTTCTTTAGGCCAGGCGGGCTTTCTTGCAATCGGGGCTTATGCCTGCATTTTTTTCAACCTTGATATGCATTTGCCTCTGCCTCTGGCGGCAGCCTTCGCCACGGTGCTTACCACCTTTGCAGGCTTCCTCATCGGTTTTCCGGTGCTTAAGCTTTCGGGGGATTACCTTGCCATTGTGACCCTCGGCTTTGGCGAAATAATCCGTGTGGTTTTTATCAACATCAAGCCCCTCACAGGCGGTCCCAATGGAAGGCAGTTTACAACTTCCATGGTACTGAACGGTCAGCTTGCCTTTGTGATTGTTACATCGGTGCTGATTGTAGTGCTCGCGCTGCTGCAAAATTTCCTGCGTTCCACTTATGGCCGTGCGATTATGGCCTGCCGTGAGGATGAAATTGCCGCTAATTCCAATGGCATCAATATCTTCCGTTATAAAATGATAGGTTTTGTAATAGCTGCTTTTATTGCGGGCATTGGCGGCTCCCTTTATGCCATGGTGGTAGGGTTTGTGAAACCTGATATAGCCCAATTTTTAAGAAGCATAGACTTCCTGATTTATGTGGTGCTTGGCGGCATGGGCTCCATGACCGGCTCTATATTGGCAGCGTATGTTTTAACGTATCTTCAGGAATTCCTCCGTTTTTTGCAGGATTACAGGCTTCTCATTTATCCGCTTATACTGATACTGGTCATGCTTTTCAGGCCCCAGGGGCTGTTGGGCATGAAGGAGCTTTCCTTTGTTAAGCTGGTGAACCGGCTGTTGGCCCGCAAAAGCAAAGTCAAGGGAGGCGCAAAATGA
- a CDS encoding uroporphyrinogen decarboxylase family protein: protein MTSRERFNRAIRHETADRAVFDLCGCPQTLIDYQETRDSLKAYFGLSGTDKGGFPLDERILDFFDIDTRIVGGMPTPNTVHNRTEGEIHYDSYGIGHKPINGHFEICHNPLKDASMDEMLAYPLPDASKIDRQLIRSWGERAKYLHENTNYAIIAEHPVLGVFEIGCWLFGFDDYLYRVAAEPELVHEFSRRILDYQKAVIDIYYSELGPYIDCTSSGDDFGMQTGTFMSVNMFNEMIAPYFSERICHTKKYTSAFYEHHTCGSVHSLIPSLIKCGVDIINPIQPGTYMMEPERLKKDYGAQISFWGGIDTQELLPRGTPEEVEERVKQILSIMGDEGYILSPAHCIQQDVPAANIAAIYSGAKKFYKARGE, encoded by the coding sequence ATGACATCCAGAGAACGTTTTAACCGTGCCATCAGGCATGAAACAGCAGACAGGGCAGTTTTCGACCTTTGCGGCTGCCCCCAGACCCTTATCGACTATCAGGAAACCAGGGACAGTCTCAAGGCGTACTTCGGCCTTTCAGGTACGGACAAAGGCGGCTTCCCCCTGGATGAGCGCATCCTCGATTTTTTTGACATCGATACCCGCATAGTTGGCGGTATGCCTACACCCAATACAGTGCATAACCGTACCGAAGGAGAAATCCATTACGATTCCTACGGCATAGGGCACAAACCAATCAATGGCCATTTTGAAATCTGCCATAATCCCCTGAAGGATGCAAGTATGGATGAAATGCTAGCATATCCCCTGCCCGATGCTTCCAAAATAGATCGCCAGCTTATTCGTTCCTGGGGAGAGAGGGCCAAATATCTGCATGAGAACACTAATTATGCCATTATTGCAGAACATCCGGTACTCGGCGTATTCGAAATAGGCTGCTGGCTCTTCGGCTTTGATGATTATCTTTACCGTGTCGCAGCTGAGCCCGAACTAGTGCACGAATTTTCCCGGCGTATTCTTGATTACCAGAAGGCGGTTATCGATATTTACTATAGCGAGCTGGGGCCCTACATAGACTGCACATCTTCGGGGGATGATTTCGGCATGCAGACCGGAACTTTCATGTCGGTGAATATGTTCAACGAAATGATAGCTCCCTATTTTTCGGAGCGCATCTGCCATACCAAAAAATACACTTCTGCCTTCTACGAGCATCACACTTGCGGCAGCGTCCATTCCCTCATACCAAGCCTGATTAAATGCGGTGTTGACATTATCAATCCTATTCAACCCGGGACCTATATGATGGAACCGGAACGGCTTAAAAAAGATTATGGCGCCCAAATTTCATTTTGGGGCGGCATAGACACCCAGGAACTACTGCCCCGCGGTACGCCGGAAGAGGTAGAAGAAAGGGTAAAACAAATACTCTCTATCATGGGGGATGAAGGGTACATACTCTCACCGGCTCACTGCATACAGCAGGACGTGCCTGCCGCAAATATTGCAGCGATTTATTCGGGAGCCAAAAAGTTTTACAAGGCCAGGGGGGAATAG
- a CDS encoding ABC transporter ATP-binding protein, which yields MSGKELRLKIQDLSIVFGGLKAVSDFSCELYQGELVGLIGPNGAGKTTVFNMLSGIYAPSAGQMEFWDRQGNIYLGGSMSPYKLNRVGIARTFQNIRLFSNLTVEDNIRIALHGGRKTNPFQVLFRLPGFLEDEERMIGKANELLSLFKIEKKKHELARNLPYGEQRKLEIARALASDPCLLLLDEPAAGMNPQETDELMKLITLIRREFRLTILLIEHDMRLVMGICERLMVLDYGRTIAEGLPEEIKRNPAVIKAYLGADAVEAANG from the coding sequence ATGAGCGGCAAAGAGCTGCGCCTCAAGATTCAGGATCTTTCCATTGTTTTTGGCGGCCTTAAGGCGGTGAGCGATTTTTCCTGCGAATTGTACCAGGGGGAGCTGGTGGGGCTTATCGGGCCTAATGGTGCCGGAAAGACCACAGTTTTCAATATGCTCTCGGGGATTTATGCGCCGAGCGCTGGGCAAATGGAATTTTGGGACAGGCAGGGGAATATTTATCTTGGAGGGAGCATGAGCCCCTATAAGCTTAACCGCGTTGGCATTGCCCGGACCTTCCAGAACATCAGGCTTTTTTCGAATCTTACAGTGGAAGACAACATACGCATCGCGCTGCATGGAGGGAGGAAGACAAACCCCTTTCAGGTTCTTTTTAGGCTGCCTGGTTTTCTTGAGGATGAGGAGCGCATGATCGGCAAGGCAAATGAGCTGCTCTCCCTTTTCAAGATAGAAAAAAAGAAGCATGAACTGGCGCGGAATCTTCCCTATGGCGAACAGCGCAAACTTGAAATAGCCCGGGCCCTGGCATCAGACCCTTGTCTTCTTCTTTTGGACGAACCTGCTGCGGGCATGAACCCACAGGAGACTGATGAGCTCATGAAGCTTATCACCCTGATCCGCAGAGAGTTTAGGCTTACCATTCTTCTTATTGAGCACGATATGCGCCTTGTAATGGGTATTTGCGAACGCCTTATGGTATTGGATTACGGACGCACTATTGCCGAAGGCCTCCCCGAAGAAATTAAGCGTAATCCTGCGGTAATTAAAGCATACCTTGGCGCAGACGCCGTGGAGGCCGCCAATGGATAA
- a CDS encoding branched-chain amino acid ABC transporter permease, translated as MIVLQQLINGVSLGSIYALIALGYTMVYGIVLLINFAHGDILMVGAYAAFFVLGAIGAGPVGMLVAFIVSMIICAGFGITIERLAYRPLRSAPRLNSLITAIAVSLILENGARVLPFIGPNPRQFPRPAVVNLQLGSLSISNIQIIVIVLSGLMMLGLNYIVNYTKRGKAMRAVSFDLGAASLMGISVNGIISFTFALGSILAAAGGVLYASAYPQVNPLMGMMPGLKAFVAAVLGGIGSIPGAMLGGFILGIAETFTKGFISSQFSDAISFGILIIVLLIKPTGILGKKLRIKV; from the coding sequence ATGATTGTTCTTCAACAGTTGATAAATGGCGTATCTCTGGGTTCGATTTATGCCCTAATAGCCCTGGGGTATACCATGGTCTATGGCATAGTCCTGCTCATAAATTTTGCCCATGGCGATATACTCATGGTAGGGGCCTATGCGGCTTTCTTTGTTTTGGGAGCTATAGGCGCCGGGCCTGTGGGCATGCTCGTTGCCTTTATTGTTTCCATGATTATCTGCGCCGGTTTCGGCATTACCATCGAACGTCTTGCCTACCGCCCGCTCCGTTCCGCTCCCCGCCTAAATTCTTTGATCACCGCCATCGCGGTAAGTTTAATACTGGAAAACGGCGCCAGAGTGCTGCCCTTTATTGGGCCCAACCCCCGCCAGTTCCCCCGGCCCGCTGTGGTCAACCTCCAGTTAGGAAGCCTTTCAATTTCCAATATACAGATAATTGTGATTGTGCTGTCGGGGCTGATGATGCTGGGCCTGAATTACATAGTGAATTATACCAAACGCGGAAAGGCCATGAGGGCTGTTTCTTTTGATCTGGGCGCCGCAAGCCTCATGGGTATTTCGGTTAACGGTATTATATCCTTTACTTTTGCGCTTGGTTCCATACTTGCCGCAGCGGGGGGTGTGCTTTACGCTTCCGCTTATCCCCAGGTGAATCCCCTCATGGGCATGATGCCCGGGCTCAAAGCTTTTGTGGCGGCTGTCCTTGGGGGCATAGGTTCCATACCTGGGGCAATGCTTGGGGGTTTTATACTTGGCATTGCCGAAACCTTCACCAAAGGTTTTATTTCCAGCCAGTTCAGCGATGCTATTTCATTCGGCATTCTGATCATTGTCCTCTTGATCAAGCCCACAGGCATTTTGGGCAAAAAGTTAAGGATAAAGGTGTAA